The Pseudomonas fragi DNA window CCAGGCGCTGTTGATACACATCGGCCGCGGACTCAAAAAGGTAATCGATTGCAGGCCGCGAGTAATGCACCGGTTCCTCCTGACTCAGGGAAAAACTTTGATCCTGCTCCACCGAGACATGGTAGCCGGGCGCGGCAAAGTACAAGGTGCCCGGCACAATCGGCTGTTTGTCCTGCACCTCCCTGACCGGCAGGGCCACGCGCTGGGCAAACACTTCGGCGAGCTGGCTGCGTCGCTCGTCGGGCAAGTGCAGCACCACGATGATCGGCAGGGAAAAATCAGCCGTGAGTTCGGCAAAAATCGTCAACAACGCTTCGACCCCACCCGCCGACGCGCCGATCACCACTGCCGCTACCTGTCTGTTGTCAGCCACAGGGCTGTGCCGGGCTGTCATAGCTTGCGGTAGATCCGTTCGTGTTTGAGCACGGGGGTGAATTGCTTGCTGTAATCCGAAAAATCCAGGGTTTCCTTACTGCCCAGCATCAGGAACCCGCGGTGGCACAGCGACTCGTGAAACAGACCAAAGGCTCTGTTTTGCAAATCTTTATTGAAATAAATCAATACGTTACGACACGAAATTAAATTCGTTTCCGAGAACACGCTATCGGTCGCCAGGCTGTGATCGGCGAAGGTCACGTTCTCACGCAGGCTCTTGTCGAAAATCGCGTAGTCGTAGGCGGCGGTGTAGTAATCGGCAAACGAGCGCTGACCACCGGCCTTTTGATAGTTGTGGGTATAGGCGCGGATATTCTCCAGGGAAAAAATCCCCTGCTTGGCTTTTTCCAGGGACCGCGGGTTGATATCGGTGGCGTAGATGATGGTGCGATCGAGCAAACCTTCCTCGCGCAGCAGGATGGCCATTGAATAGACCTCCTCGCCGGTGCTGCAGCCGGCAATCCAGATTTTCAGCGACGGGTAGGTCTTGAGGATCGGCACCACCTCCTGGCGAATGGCCAGGAAGTGCTCCGGGTCGCGAAACATCTCGCTCACCGGGATGGTCAGGAACTGCAGCAACTGCATAAAGGCCGTGGGATCGTGCAGGATGCGTTCCTGCAGGGCCGAGATGGTGTTGCAGTCGAACTGACGCAGCGCATGATTGACCCGGCGCTTGATCGACGCACCGGAGTAATCGCGAAAGTCATAACTGTATTTGAGATAGATCGCTTCAATCAGCAGCCGTAACTCGATATCGGTGTTCCGTTGCACTTAGAGTCGTTCCATTTTCGGTAGCCAGACCCGGATCAACGAAAACAGTCGGTCCAGATCGATAGGTTTGGCCAGGTAATCATTGGAGCCTGCCTGCAGGCAACGCTCCTGATCGTCCTTCATTGCCTTGGCCGTGACCGCAATGATCGGCAGCTTGCGCCAGCGCGGGTTCTTGCGAATTTCGACGGTGGCCTCGTAGCCATCCATTTCCGGCATCATCACGTCCATCAGCACCAGGTCGATGTCTTCGACTTCATCGAGGCGCTCGATGGCTTCGCGGCCATTACGCCCGATCACTACGATGGCGCCCTTTTGCTCCAGAGCGCTGGTCAGGGCAAAGATGTTACGTACATCGTCATCCACAAGCAGAATCTTGCGCCCCTCGAAGACCTTGTCGCGGCTGCGGGCGGTCTTGAGCATCGTTTGCCGCTCATGGGACAACTGAGATTCAACTTTGTGCAGAAATAATGTCACTTCATCGAGCAAACGCTCCGGCGAACGGGCGCCCTTGATGATGATCGAGCGCGAATACTTGCGCAGTTCGGCCTCTTCATCACGGGTCAGGTTGCGCCCGGTATAGACGATAACCGGAGGGAACGAGCAGATATCCTCGGTGGACATGCGCTTGAGCAAGTCGTTGCCGAGCATGTCCGGCAGCTTGAGGTCGATGATCATGCAGTCGTAGATATTGCTGCGCAGCAGGTCCAGCGCTTCCTGGGCGTAGCCAACGGCGGTGATTTCAATGTCATCGTCGCCGATCAGGCGGGCAATGCTGTCGCGCTGCAGGTCGTCGTCCTCCACCAGCAGCACGCGTTTGACCTTCTGCGTCAGCTTGGCCTCCAGGCGGGCGAAGACGTTTTTCAGTTCTTCACGGGTGGTCGGCTTGACCGCATAGCCCACCGCGCCCATATGCATCGCAGCTTCGACCCGATCCTCGACGGAAATCACATGCACCGGGATATGCCGGGTCGGCGCCAGCGCCTTGAGGCGCTGCAGCACGGTCAACCCCGAGTGATCGGGCAGGCGCATATCGAGCAGGATCGCGTCGGGAATAAACTGCGCGGCCAGGCTGAAGCCTTCGTCCGCACCGTGGGCCACCAGGCAGCGATAACCCAGCTCATGCGCAAGATCGAAGAGGATGTTTGCAAAGTTGGGCTCATCTTCAATCACCAGGATGCAGCGCGTGGTGAACGGTGCCTGCTCACGGTCATCCATAAAGCGTGCAATGTCTACCGGCGGCACAACGGCCGGCAGCGGCTGGGGCCTGTGGGCCACTGCCGCCGGCCGTGGCGCAGGAGCAGCGGACAGTTGCGCCAGCTCCTGGGCCGACTCCACATACTGCTCCG harbors:
- a CDS encoding chemotaxis protein CheB, with translation MTARHSPVADNRQVAAVVIGASAGGVEALLTIFAELTADFSLPIIVVLHLPDERRSQLAEVFAQRVALPVREVQDKQPIVPGTLYFAAPGYHVSVEQDQSFSLSQEEPVHYSRPAIDYLFESAADVYQQRLAAILLTGANRDGARGMSQVNQAGGLTIIQDPDEAQVATMPRAALELFQPDCILPLRGIGRLLVELEHSQCY
- a CDS encoding CheR family methyltransferase; this encodes MQRNTDIELRLLIEAIYLKYSYDFRDYSGASIKRRVNHALRQFDCNTISALQERILHDPTAFMQLLQFLTIPVSEMFRDPEHFLAIRQEVVPILKTYPSLKIWIAGCSTGEEVYSMAILLREEGLLDRTIIYATDINPRSLEKAKQGIFSLENIRAYTHNYQKAGGQRSFADYYTAAYDYAIFDKSLRENVTFADHSLATDSVFSETNLISCRNVLIYFNKDLQNRAFGLFHESLCHRGFLMLGSKETLDFSDYSKQFTPVLKHERIYRKL